Part of the uncultured Umboniibacter sp. genome, AAATATACCGAATAAAATATAGGTTATATTGTTGATGTTCAATGTTTTATATAATCGAATACACAAATTATAATTTAAGCTCGACCCTCCCTTCGGTAATAGACTAATCCAATTTTTCGCAGACCATGTAGAATGCTTCGTCATCATGATGAGATGAATCTAAGGAATTACCATGTCTTCAAGCGCTTCACTATTTAAGCCTGTTCAACTTGGGCCGCTCGCCCTAAAAAATGCCATCGTGATGGCCCCCATGACACGCAGCTTTTCGCCAGGTGGCGTTCCCAATCAGTTAGTGATTGATTACTACCGTCGCCGCGCCGAGAACGAAGTAGGCCTGATCATTACCGAGGGAACCGTGGTGAACCACGAGGGCTCTAATGGCTATCCCAACGTGCCGCAGTTTTACGGCCAAGGCTTAGAAGGCTGGAAGGAAGTTGTTGACGCCGTGCATGCAGCTGGCGGTAAGATCGCACCGCAGCTTTGGCATGTGGGGAATGTTCGCCGCAAAGGTGTAGAACCTTTCCCTGAAGCACCCGCATATGGCCCTTCTGAGTTGCAGAAGAACGGCGAACTACTCATCAAAGGGATGTCTCAAGAAGACATCGATGAAGTGGTAGCAGCCTTCGCACAGGCCGCTGCCGATGCTAAGTCTTTAGGTTTTGACGCTATCGAACTTCATGGCGCGCACGGTTATCTGATAGATCAATTCTTCTGGGCGGGAAGTAACAAGCGTACCGATAGCTACGGCGGTGACCTTGAGGCTCGCTCTAAGTTTGCCCGAGAAGTTATCGCGGCTTGCCGCGAAGCGGTGGGCCCAGAATTCCCAATTATCTTCCGCTGGTCACAGTGGAAACAGCAAGACTACACCGCTCGCTTATGCGAAACGCCAGAAGAACTTCAGGCTTTCCTTCAGAGCTTAATTGATGCAGGCGTGGACATTCTTCACTGCAGCACACGTCGCTATTGGGTAGCAGAGTTTGAAGGTTCGAACCTAAACTTAGCGGGCTGGGCGAAGAAACTCGTTAATGTACCGGTGATTACCGTGGGCAGTGTTGGCCTAAATTCCGACTTTATGGAGTATATGGTTGAAAACGACACAACATCCGAGGCGCACAATGTCGATGAACTGTGTGAGCGTTTAGATTCTGGCGAGTTTGATGCCGTCGCAGTAGGTAGAGCGCTTATTGCTGATCCAGAATGGGCAACTAAGTTACGCGATGGACGCTTTGACGAAATCGTTGGCTTTAATCGCGAGCAGTTAATGAAGTTAGTCTAGTCACTAGAACTTGCTCTTACTATCAATCTAGGCGAATCATTCGCCTAGATTGATCTCACTGTGACGTTAGTGCATGTGGGTTTTTTAGCCTTAGAACTCAGCGTTCTGGCT contains:
- a CDS encoding NADH:flavin oxidoreductase; this translates as MSSSASLFKPVQLGPLALKNAIVMAPMTRSFSPGGVPNQLVIDYYRRRAENEVGLIITEGTVVNHEGSNGYPNVPQFYGQGLEGWKEVVDAVHAAGGKIAPQLWHVGNVRRKGVEPFPEAPAYGPSELQKNGELLIKGMSQEDIDEVVAAFAQAAADAKSLGFDAIELHGAHGYLIDQFFWAGSNKRTDSYGGDLEARSKFAREVIAACREAVGPEFPIIFRWSQWKQQDYTARLCETPEELQAFLQSLIDAGVDILHCSTRRYWVAEFEGSNLNLAGWAKKLVNVPVITVGSVGLNSDFMEYMVENDTTSEAHNVDELCERLDSGEFDAVAVGRALIADPEWATKLRDGRFDEIVGFNREQLMKLV